A stretch of Perognathus longimembris pacificus isolate PPM17 chromosome 1, ASM2315922v1, whole genome shotgun sequence DNA encodes these proteins:
- the Wbp2nl gene encoding postacrosomal sheath WW domain-binding protein, translating to MAVNQGHSENRRGVVVPQGESILKQCSDVELSFPQSPRGSSFFAGTKRGTLFLTSFRVIFVTSHSASDPLLSFMMPFELMKNCTIEQPVFGANYIQGTIQAAPDGGWEGQATFKLAFRKGGAIHFAQMMMQAASAAAHGVPLGVPNYWTSPPGIYVVTGEGSMCTPETPCRVFVYGAPSVGYGAPPPVYGAPPPGYGAPSAGYGVPPAGYRVPPAGYRVPPAGYGVPPPAYGVPPPAYGAPPPAYGATPPAYGAPPPAYGAPPSGYEVSPAGMEAQPVGHGAPHSGYPSPLPAPRASPAGSGVRPPNSVAGQTPVNEASPLATSSLPHSPPRM from the exons ATGGCGGTGAACCAGGGCCACAGTGAGAACCGCCGTGGGGTCGTCGTCCCTCAAGGCGAAAG TATCTTGAAGCAGTGTTCAGATGTGGAGCTCTCCTTCCCACAGTCACCGCGGGGCTCCAGCTTCTTTGCTGGTACAAAGAGGGGAACATTGTTTCTCACTTCGTTTCGG GTGATTTTTGTGACTTCGCACTCAGCCAGTGATCCCCTGTTATCTTTTATGATGCCGTTTGAGCTGATGAAGAACTGCACTATTGAACAACCAGTGTTTGGTGCAAACTACATTCAAGGGACCATTCAGGCAGCTCCAGATG GTGGCTGGGAAGGACAGGCTACGTTTAAACTAGCCTTCCGGAAAGGAGGTGCCATCCACTTTGCCCAGATGATGATGCAAGCCGCCTCTGCTG CTGCTCACGGAGTTCCACTTGGAGTCCCAAATTATTGGACCAGCCCTCCAGGAATTTATGTTGTTACTGGGGAGGGGAGCATGTGTACTCCAGAGACACCTTGTCGAG TTTTTGTGTATGGAGCCCCCTCTGTGGGATATGGAGCCCCTCCTCCGGTATATGGAGCCCCGCCTCCTGGCTATGGAGCCCCTTCTGCGGGATATGGAGTCCCTCCGGCAGGATACAGAGTCCCCCCGGCGGGATACAGAGTCCCCCCGGCGGGATACGGAGTCCCTCCACCAGCATATGGAGTCCCGCCTCCTGCCTacggagccccgccccctgcctaCGGAGCCACGCCCCCTGCTTACGGAGCTCCGCCCCCTGCCTACGGAGCTCCGCCCTCCGGATATGAAGTCTCTCCAGCGGGAATGGAGGCCCAGCCCGTGGGACATGGGGCTCCCCATTCTGGgtacccctccccacttcctgctCCCCGAGCCTCACCTGCTGGATCTGGAGTGAGGCCTCCCAACTCTGTGGCAGGCCAGACTCCTGTTAATGAGGCTTCCCCTCTCGCAACCTCCTCTCTGCCCCATTCTCCTCCTCGTATGTAA